A region of Halosolutus amylolyticus DNA encodes the following proteins:
- a CDS encoding acyl-CoA dehydrogenase family protein: MVTQDQVSGVSFGVDEETRLVLDSLDEFVAREVDPIESELGETWSNPRLRHRPDGRYVEEVVDAIDRIRRRSADAGFYAMNLPEEVGGEGVSTVTWYRAKRHVASHGTGLTEFVLAGPEGPKPLLADAEGDQVDRYLEPAIAGEKSTAFALTEPGVGSDAPDMDTSAERDGDEWVLNGRKQWITNAPYADFVQVFARTMPQSEAGRYGGITCFLVEADEYELGAINNAVGMEGMQAELVFDDVRLPADRVLGEVDAAFYTAMEFLSLGRLELAAEAVGFAEHLLDRGVEYANQREAFGRSIGSFQGISHKLARGRARSYAADAAGLRAAWDLERTGSAIEAASIAKWFATNVCWDVADDVVQVHGSSGLAEENPYVDHLLMARILRIVEGTDEIQLNTIADQLGVN; encoded by the coding sequence ATGGTGACACAGGACCAGGTGTCCGGCGTCAGCTTCGGCGTCGACGAGGAGACGCGACTCGTACTCGACAGCCTCGACGAGTTCGTCGCCCGGGAGGTCGACCCGATCGAGTCGGAACTGGGCGAGACGTGGTCGAACCCCCGGCTCCGCCACCGGCCGGACGGGCGCTACGTCGAGGAGGTGGTCGACGCGATCGATCGGATCCGTAGACGGAGCGCCGACGCGGGGTTCTACGCGATGAACCTCCCCGAGGAGGTCGGCGGCGAGGGCGTCTCGACCGTGACGTGGTACCGCGCCAAGCGCCACGTCGCCAGCCACGGCACGGGACTCACCGAGTTCGTCCTCGCCGGCCCGGAGGGGCCGAAACCCCTGCTCGCGGACGCCGAGGGGGATCAGGTCGATCGCTACCTGGAACCGGCGATCGCCGGCGAGAAGTCGACCGCGTTCGCGCTGACCGAACCCGGCGTGGGGTCTGACGCGCCGGATATGGACACGTCGGCCGAACGCGATGGCGACGAGTGGGTCCTGAACGGGCGCAAGCAGTGGATCACCAACGCCCCCTACGCGGACTTCGTGCAGGTGTTCGCCCGGACGATGCCCCAGTCCGAGGCGGGCCGGTACGGCGGCATCACCTGCTTCCTCGTCGAGGCCGACGAGTACGAGTTGGGCGCGATCAACAACGCGGTTGGGATGGAGGGGATGCAGGCCGAACTCGTCTTCGACGACGTGCGCCTCCCCGCCGATCGCGTCCTCGGCGAGGTCGACGCCGCCTTCTACACCGCCATGGAGTTCCTCTCGCTGGGTCGGCTGGAACTGGCAGCCGAGGCAGTCGGCTTCGCCGAACACCTGCTCGATCGCGGGGTCGAGTACGCCAACCAGCGCGAGGCGTTCGGCCGCTCGATCGGCTCCTTCCAGGGCATCTCGCACAAACTCGCCCGCGGCCGGGCGCGATCGTACGCGGCCGACGCGGCGGGCCTGCGCGCCGCGTGGGACCTCGAGCGAACCGGATCCGCGATCGAAGCGGCGTCGATCGCCAAGTGGTTCGCGACGAACGTCTGCTGGGACGTCGCCGACGACGTCGTCCAGGTCCACGGCAGCAGCGGCCTCGCGGAGGAGAACCCCTACGTCGACCACCTGCTCATGGCCCGGATCCTCCGGATCGTCGAGGGCACCGACGAGATCCAGTTGAACACGATCGCCGATCAACTCGGCGTGAACTGA
- a CDS encoding poly(R)-hydroxyalkanoic acid synthase subunit PhaE encodes MADSQQPQAQNWNELVEQWNEQFIESLEDNMEAQAQFVESWSEAVGEVSEENEISDGVEGYARAYETWMNASQQMVERMNDALEGEDVEMEEFRDVWLNTANEAFKEVMSTTAFAKMTGETVGDVLELQQQADEAAEETLHSLGFATEGDVVEIGDRLVELERRQHAVEQKLDRVLEHLDEQ; translated from the coding sequence ATGGCAGACTCACAGCAGCCCCAGGCGCAGAACTGGAACGAACTCGTCGAACAGTGGAACGAACAGTTCATCGAATCGCTCGAGGACAACATGGAGGCCCAGGCCCAGTTCGTCGAGAGCTGGTCGGAAGCCGTCGGGGAGGTCAGCGAAGAGAACGAGATCTCCGACGGCGTCGAGGGCTACGCCCGCGCCTACGAGACGTGGATGAACGCCTCCCAGCAGATGGTCGAGCGGATGAACGACGCGCTCGAGGGCGAAGACGTCGAGATGGAGGAGTTCCGCGACGTCTGGCTCAACACGGCCAACGAGGCGTTCAAGGAGGTCATGTCGACGACGGCGTTCGCCAAGATGACCGGTGAAACGGTCGGCGACGTCCTCGAACTCCAGCAACAGGCCGACGAAGCCGCCGAGGAGACGCTGCACAGCCTCGGCTTCGCGACCGAAGGCGACGTCGTGGAGATCGGCGACCGCCTCGTCGAACTCGAGCGTCGCCAGCACGCCGTCGAGCAAAAACTCGACCGCGTCCTCGAACACCTCGACGAGCAATGA
- a CDS encoding phosphomannomutase yields MTLFGTAGIRGPVEEVTPSLALSVGQAAGDPGTMFVVGRDGRETGSALAAAMEAGLESAGADVRRVGVVPTPALAFASRGRRGVMLTASHNPPTDNGIKLFADGVEYDSDAERAIDDRVAGEASGLAPWDEWGESRRLEILDRYREAVVAYVRDRFAGDGESATPDDRPLAGLSIAVDCGNGVGTLATPQVLDRLGADVVGVNASVDGHFPARPSKPTPETLAEFSAFLAAGAFDLGLAHDGDADRLVVLGPDGDVIHEDTVLAVVAAHYTAESEADNPVVVTTPNASARIDEQVREAGGRVERVRLGALHEGIARERDRGGPEAKVVFAAEPWKHIHTAFGGWIDGVASAATVAALVADAGDTDTLRAPITERPYRKVSVDCPDAAKADAMAELETTLQDAFPEATVDTDYGIRLEFADASWLLVRPSGTEPYVRLYAESDDVDTLIEDATEHIETAVATVSSA; encoded by the coding sequence ATGACACTGTTCGGGACAGCAGGCATCCGGGGTCCAGTCGAGGAGGTTACGCCGTCGCTCGCGCTCTCGGTCGGGCAGGCGGCGGGCGATCCCGGAACGATGTTCGTCGTCGGCCGCGACGGTCGGGAGACGGGGTCGGCGCTCGCGGCCGCGATGGAGGCCGGCCTCGAGAGCGCCGGCGCGGACGTCCGCCGCGTCGGCGTCGTCCCGACGCCCGCGCTCGCGTTCGCCTCGCGCGGACGCCGGGGCGTGATGCTCACCGCGAGCCACAACCCGCCGACGGACAACGGCATCAAACTCTTCGCCGACGGGGTCGAGTACGACAGCGACGCCGAGCGGGCGATCGACGACCGAGTCGCCGGCGAAGCCAGCGGACTCGCGCCGTGGGACGAGTGGGGCGAGTCACGCCGCCTCGAGATCCTCGATCGGTACCGCGAGGCCGTCGTCGCGTACGTGCGCGATCGGTTCGCGGGCGACGGCGAGTCCGCGACGCCGGACGATCGGCCGCTCGCGGGGCTCTCGATCGCCGTCGACTGCGGCAACGGCGTGGGGACGCTCGCGACGCCGCAGGTACTCGATCGGCTCGGTGCGGACGTGGTCGGCGTCAACGCGTCCGTCGACGGCCACTTCCCGGCCCGGCCGAGCAAACCGACCCCCGAGACGCTCGCCGAGTTCTCCGCGTTCCTCGCCGCCGGCGCGTTTGACCTCGGACTGGCCCACGACGGCGACGCCGATCGGCTCGTCGTCCTCGGACCCGACGGCGACGTGATCCACGAGGATACGGTCCTCGCCGTGGTCGCGGCCCACTACACGGCCGAGAGCGAGGCCGACAACCCCGTCGTGGTCACCACCCCGAACGCCTCTGCCCGCATCGACGAGCAGGTCCGCGAGGCGGGCGGGCGCGTCGAGCGGGTTCGACTCGGCGCGCTCCACGAGGGGATCGCGAGGGAGCGCGATCGGGGCGGGCCCGAAGCCAAGGTCGTCTTTGCCGCGGAACCCTGGAAGCACATCCACACCGCGTTCGGGGGCTGGATCGACGGCGTCGCGAGCGCCGCCACGGTCGCCGCGCTCGTTGCTGACGCCGGCGACACCGACACGCTCCGGGCGCCGATTACCGAACGGCCCTACCGGAAGGTCAGCGTCGACTGTCCCGATGCGGCCAAGGCCGACGCGATGGCCGAACTCGAAACGACCCTCCAGGACGCGTTCCCGGAGGCGACGGTCGACACCGACTACGGCATCCGCCTGGAGTTCGCCGATGCGTCCTGGCTCCTGGTCCGTCCGAGCGGAACCGAACCGTACGTCCGGCTCTACGCCGAGAGCGACGACGTCGACACCCTGATCGAAGACGCCACCGAGCACATCGAGACGGCGGTTGCAACCGTTAGCTCGGCGTGA
- a CDS encoding AbrB/MazE/SpoVT family DNA-binding domain-containing protein, which translates to MTDDSDRSLWFPPAMFTEQMQEAGEQVAESQQEMMRKLMQASSANPFEGSSALGPMNMGTATFKARVQSGGRISIPGPEREALDIEEGDIVQTIVVPVKRNRDE; encoded by the coding sequence ATGACGGACGACTCCGACCGATCGCTCTGGTTCCCGCCTGCGATGTTCACCGAACAGATGCAGGAGGCAGGCGAGCAGGTCGCCGAATCCCAGCAGGAGATGATGCGAAAGTTGATGCAGGCGAGTTCCGCGAACCCGTTCGAGGGTTCGTCCGCACTCGGCCCGATGAACATGGGAACGGCGACGTTCAAGGCTCGCGTCCAGAGCGGCGGTCGGATCAGCATTCCCGGCCCGGAACGGGAAGCCCTCGACATCGAGGAGGGCGATATCGTCCAGACGATCGTCGTCCCCGTCAAACGCAACCGAGACGAATAA
- a CDS encoding beta-ketoacyl-ACP reductase, with product MSMEGRTCVITGSARGIGRGIAEYLGERGANVVVNYRSSEGPAHEAVDAIEAAGGQAVAAQADVSERDEVEHMHEVCHEAFGPADVLVNNAGITADEQFTDMTREEWDRVMDVNLGGMFNCTQVFYDDIWNAHEGRLINISSVVGKQGNFGQANYAAAKSGMFGFTRTIALELAKGGSTANCVAPGFTRTDMLESVPDKVLDRIIAGIPLERLAEVEDIAAVVQFLASEDSSYVTGEVIDVNGGMDL from the coding sequence ATGTCTATGGAGGGACGCACCTGTGTCATCACGGGTTCGGCACGCGGTATCGGACGGGGCATCGCGGAATACCTCGGCGAAAGGGGTGCGAACGTGGTCGTCAACTACCGATCGTCTGAGGGGCCTGCCCACGAAGCCGTCGACGCGATCGAGGCGGCGGGCGGTCAGGCGGTCGCGGCCCAGGCCGACGTCTCCGAACGCGACGAGGTCGAGCACATGCACGAGGTCTGCCACGAGGCGTTCGGGCCCGCAGACGTGCTGGTGAACAACGCGGGGATCACCGCCGACGAACAGTTCACGGACATGACTCGCGAGGAGTGGGACCGGGTGATGGACGTCAATCTCGGCGGGATGTTCAACTGTACCCAGGTGTTCTACGACGACATCTGGAACGCTCACGAGGGCCGCCTGATCAACATCTCGAGCGTCGTCGGCAAGCAGGGCAACTTCGGCCAGGCGAACTACGCGGCCGCCAAGAGCGGTATGTTCGGCTTCACCCGGACGATCGCGCTCGAACTCGCGAAAGGCGGATCGACGGCGAACTGCGTCGCCCCCGGCTTTACGCGCACCGACATGCTCGAATCCGTCCCGGACAAGGTCCTCGATCGGATCATCGCCGGGATTCCGCTCGAGCGACTCGCCGAGGTCGAGGACATCGCGGCGGTCGTCCAGTTCCTCGCGAGCGAGGACTCCTCGTACGTCACCGGCGAAGTGATCGACGTCAACGGCGGGATGGACCTCTAG
- the moaC gene encoding cyclic pyranopterin monophosphate synthase MoaC, whose product MSDDRPESTSDAAENRESPADDLTHTTAEGDVQMVDVGDKPDSERRAVAAGEIRLRPSTIDAIREDEIGKGDVLATARVGAIQAVKHTWETIPMCHQIPITNVDTAFDLGDDRVELEVAVETTGKTGCEMEALEGVTTGLNVVWDMVKAVEKDADGQYPETAIENVRVREKEKRRESDGDA is encoded by the coding sequence ATGAGTGACGATCGCCCCGAGTCGACGTCTGACGCGGCCGAGAACCGCGAATCCCCGGCCGACGACCTCACCCACACCACCGCGGAGGGCGACGTCCAGATGGTCGACGTCGGCGACAAACCCGACAGCGAGCGCCGGGCCGTCGCCGCCGGCGAGATCCGCCTCCGGCCGTCGACGATCGACGCGATCCGCGAGGACGAGATCGGCAAGGGCGACGTGCTCGCGACCGCCCGCGTCGGGGCGATCCAGGCGGTCAAACACACCTGGGAGACGATCCCGATGTGCCACCAGATCCCGATCACGAACGTCGACACCGCGTTCGATCTGGGCGACGATCGGGTCGAACTCGAGGTGGCCGTCGAGACGACCGGAAAGACGGGCTGCGAGATGGAGGCCCTCGAGGGCGTCACGACGGGGCTGAACGTCGTCTGGGACATGGTCAAGGCCGTCGAGAAAGACGCAGACGGCCAGTACCCCGAGACGGCGATCGAGAACGTGCGGGTCCGCGAGAAGGAGAAACGTCGCGAGTCCGATGGTGACGCCTGA
- a CDS encoding acylphosphatase — protein MTDRTRAHVFVSGTVQGVYYRATTRDTAREHGVDGWVKNLDDGRVEAVFEGPEDAVESMIEFCHDGSPAAEVDDVTVEYEEPQGEDGFEIRY, from the coding sequence ATGACCGATCGAACCCGCGCTCACGTCTTCGTCTCGGGGACGGTACAGGGCGTCTACTACCGGGCGACGACGCGCGACACGGCCCGCGAGCACGGCGTCGACGGCTGGGTGAAGAACCTGGACGACGGTCGCGTCGAGGCCGTCTTCGAGGGGCCCGAGGACGCCGTCGAGTCGATGATCGAGTTCTGCCACGATGGTAGTCCCGCGGCCGAGGTCGACGACGTGACGGTCGAGTACGAGGAACCGCAGGGAGAGGACGGGTTCGAAATCCGGTACTGA
- a CDS encoding thiolase family protein, with the protein MRDAVIVDAVRTPFGARDGAFAGVHPQDLAAEPLLALEERLGFDPQRTIEDVIYGCVSPIDEQGGNVGRLAPLVAGWGDDVPGVQLNRMCGSGQQAINFAAGAIATGAHDAIVAGGVEHMTRVPMGSDLGGVTETYFEHYDELVQQGESAERIAEQWGFDRRELDDLAVDSQRRWKAAWDDGRYESQIAPVRVGAEGETRVVDTDEHPRPESTVEDLGSLPLAFRQEGDGVIHAGNSSGIVDGASAVLVTSREAAEEHGWEPMARIVQTEVVGVDPVTMLTGPIPATDGVLEKTDVTIDDVDLFEVNEAFASVVAAWLDEMDAPREDLWERTNVNGGAIAHGHPLGATGSALLTKLVHELERTGGDVGLSTMCIGFGQGIATIVERI; encoded by the coding sequence ATGCGAGACGCTGTCATCGTCGACGCAGTTCGAACACCGTTCGGGGCGCGCGACGGGGCCTTCGCCGGGGTACACCCGCAGGACCTCGCCGCGGAGCCGTTGCTCGCGCTCGAGGAGCGACTGGGATTCGACCCGCAGCGGACGATCGAGGACGTCATCTACGGCTGCGTGAGCCCGATCGACGAACAGGGCGGTAACGTCGGGCGGCTCGCCCCGCTGGTCGCCGGCTGGGGCGACGACGTGCCGGGCGTTCAGTTGAACCGGATGTGTGGCTCCGGCCAGCAGGCGATCAACTTCGCCGCGGGCGCGATCGCGACGGGGGCACACGACGCGATCGTCGCCGGCGGCGTCGAACACATGACCCGCGTCCCGATGGGGAGCGACCTCGGCGGCGTGACGGAGACCTACTTCGAGCACTACGACGAACTCGTCCAGCAGGGCGAGAGCGCGGAACGGATCGCCGAGCAGTGGGGGTTCGATCGGCGCGAACTCGACGACCTCGCGGTCGACTCCCAGCGGCGCTGGAAGGCGGCCTGGGACGACGGCCGGTACGAGTCCCAGATCGCCCCCGTCCGCGTCGGGGCGGAGGGCGAGACGCGCGTCGTCGACACGGACGAACACCCGCGGCCGGAATCGACGGTCGAGGATCTCGGAAGTCTGCCGCTCGCGTTCCGTCAGGAGGGCGACGGCGTGATCCACGCCGGCAACTCCTCGGGGATCGTCGACGGCGCGAGCGCGGTCCTCGTCACCAGTCGCGAGGCGGCAGAGGAACACGGCTGGGAGCCGATGGCCCGGATCGTCCAGACCGAGGTGGTCGGCGTCGACCCGGTCACGATGCTCACCGGCCCCATCCCCGCGACCGACGGCGTCCTCGAGAAGACCGACGTCACGATCGACGACGTCGACCTATTCGAGGTCAACGAGGCGTTCGCCTCGGTCGTCGCGGCGTGGCTCGACGAGATGGACGCACCGCGGGAGGACCTCTGGGAGCGGACGAACGTCAACGGCGGTGCGATCGCCCACGGCCACCCGCTCGGCGCGACCGGTTCAGCCCTACTCACGAAACTCGTCCACGAACTGGAGCGGACCGGCGGGGACGTCGGCCTCTCGACGATGTGTATCGGCTTCGGGCAAGGGATCGCGACGATCGTCGAACGCATCTGA
- the phaC gene encoding class III poly(R)-hydroxyalkanoic acid synthase subunit PhaC — MINPYTTVLDMQRQAWENAADLADKGRVAPDRTETLENVEVGQTPSEVVYEENKLRLLHYEPMTEEQHDIPILVVYALINKPYILDLQPDRSVVQTLLEAGFDVYMIDWGEPSKLDRSLTLDDYVNRYIDNCVDVVRDRSGLDAINILGYCMGGTMTAMYTALHAEKVENLALMAAGLCFAGDGGVLELWGAEDYYDPERVTETFDNVPSEFLDVGFALMDPVANNLTKYVRFYDNVEDEDFVENFARMERWLDEGIDVAGGAYEEFIEDIYQDNKLYENELHLNGEHVDITNIDMPVLQIVAEYDHLIPPGASKPFNEKIPSDDTDIMEFATGHIGMSVSSRSHAELWPDVCDWFEARSVGEEEAEAAEPETPTPDEPDAALAEDVAGDESGAEDLTDGGATVDRRSDDLPGETRSDEEIAERAEDDVQEAPAEPGEMTVDEDIAEGVTDDEVVEESADDLTDLTGVGEAYAADLSEAGIETFDDLAAADVADLATETGISPSRLEDWIEQAANR; from the coding sequence ATGATCAACCCGTACACAACCGTCCTGGACATGCAACGCCAGGCCTGGGAAAACGCGGCCGATCTGGCCGACAAGGGCCGGGTCGCACCCGATCGCACCGAGACGCTCGAGAACGTCGAGGTCGGCCAGACCCCGAGCGAGGTCGTCTACGAGGAGAACAAGCTTCGGCTCCTCCACTACGAGCCGATGACCGAGGAGCAACACGACATCCCGATCCTCGTCGTCTACGCGCTGATCAACAAGCCGTACATCCTCGACCTCCAGCCGGATCGATCGGTGGTCCAGACGCTGCTCGAGGCCGGCTTCGACGTCTACATGATCGACTGGGGCGAGCCCTCGAAGCTCGATCGATCGCTCACGCTCGACGACTACGTCAACCGGTACATCGACAACTGCGTCGACGTCGTGCGCGATCGCTCCGGGCTCGACGCGATCAACATCCTCGGCTACTGCATGGGCGGCACGATGACGGCCATGTACACGGCGCTCCACGCCGAAAAGGTCGAGAACCTCGCCCTGATGGCCGCCGGGCTCTGCTTCGCCGGCGACGGCGGCGTCCTCGAACTCTGGGGAGCGGAGGACTACTACGACCCCGAACGGGTCACCGAAACGTTCGACAACGTGCCCTCGGAGTTCCTCGACGTCGGGTTCGCGCTGATGGACCCCGTGGCGAACAACCTGACGAAGTACGTCCGCTTCTACGACAACGTGGAGGACGAAGACTTCGTCGAGAACTTCGCCCGGATGGAACGGTGGCTCGACGAGGGCATCGACGTCGCCGGCGGCGCCTACGAGGAGTTCATCGAGGACATCTACCAGGACAACAAGCTGTACGAGAACGAACTCCATCTGAACGGCGAGCACGTCGACATCACCAACATCGACATGCCCGTCCTCCAGATCGTCGCGGAGTACGACCACCTGATCCCGCCGGGGGCCTCCAAGCCGTTCAACGAGAAGATTCCCTCCGACGACACCGATATCATGGAGTTCGCGACGGGGCACATCGGGATGTCGGTCTCCTCGCGGAGCCACGCCGAACTCTGGCCCGACGTCTGTGACTGGTTCGAGGCGCGATCGGTCGGCGAGGAGGAAGCCGAAGCAGCCGAACCCGAGACGCCGACGCCCGACGAACCGGACGCCGCGCTCGCCGAGGACGTCGCGGGCGACGAGAGCGGTGCCGAGGACCTGACCGACGGCGGCGCGACCGTCGACCGCCGGTCCGACGACCTCCCCGGTGAAACGCGTTCCGACGAAGAGATCGCCGAACGCGCCGAAGACGACGTCCAGGAAGCGCCCGCGGAACCGGGCGAGATGACCGTCGACGAGGACATCGCCGAGGGCGTTACTGACGACGAGGTCGTCGAGGAGTCCGCGGACGATCTCACCGACCTCACCGGCGTCGGCGAGGCCTACGCGGCGGATCTCTCCGAGGCCGGCATCGAGACGTTCGACGACCTCGCGGCCGCCGACGTCGCCGACCTCGCGACCGAGACCGGGATCTCGCCGAGCCGGCTCGAAGACTGGATCGAGCAGGCGGCGAACCGGTAG
- a CDS encoding MaoC family dehydratase translates to MSHQNSGGSNFAAMTNAWTAMTQTLLQSATAANRAAVSAMLPPSDSENSTDSDTVPGSIPSIDHSSLDWQFDRTVDDPEHISVGDAVTFEKSLSDEDVRAFATVSGDTNRLHLDEGFAADTRFGERIVHGTLVSGLISAALARLPGLTIYLSQDLEFSGPVGIGDRVSARVEVVEDLGNDQYRLETVIRNEDDDATVINGEAVVLIDEIPDDE, encoded by the coding sequence ATGTCACACCAGAACTCTGGGGGGAGTAACTTCGCTGCCATGACGAACGCGTGGACGGCGATGACCCAGACCCTCCTGCAGAGTGCGACAGCCGCGAACCGCGCGGCGGTCTCCGCCATGCTGCCCCCCTCCGATAGCGAGAACAGTACGGACAGCGACACCGTTCCCGGATCCATTCCCTCGATCGATCACTCGAGCCTCGACTGGCAGTTCGATCGGACCGTCGACGACCCCGAACACATCAGCGTCGGCGACGCCGTGACCTTCGAGAAGAGCCTCTCCGACGAGGACGTTCGCGCCTTCGCCACCGTCAGCGGCGACACGAACCGCCTCCACCTGGACGAGGGGTTCGCCGCCGACACGCGCTTTGGCGAGCGCATCGTCCACGGGACGCTCGTCTCCGGACTGATCAGCGCGGCGCTGGCTCGACTCCCCGGCCTCACGATCTACCTCTCGCAGGACCTCGAGTTCAGCGGCCCGGTCGGCATCGGCGATCGCGTCTCCGCCCGCGTCGAGGTCGTCGAGGACCTCGGCAACGACCAGTACCGCCTCGAGACGGTCATCCGGAACGAGGACGACGACGCGACGGTGATCAACGGCGAGGCCGTCGTGTTGATCGACGAAATCCCGGACGACGAGTAA
- a CDS encoding SDR family NAD(P)-dependent oxidoreductase yields the protein MEFGLDGRTALVTGGAGRIGSADCHVLAAEGAKVVVLDVDGDGAQDVADEIEADGGDAMAVACDLTDRDEVAAAVDRVREETGGVDVLVNNAGMVDAVGRTGDLDTDLWDRDLEINLTGTYNITERVFPAMCDRGWGRVISMSSVAGTHGGFGQLSYSTTKSGLVGFGKTLALEGAPEGVTSNVIAPSIVVGQLADMDPEEIENVNPHWADIARATPAGHLGREEDVANLVAYLASEQASFVTGQVVGVTGGVDLFTY from the coding sequence ATGGAGTTCGGACTCGACGGGAGAACCGCCCTCGTGACCGGGGGCGCGGGACGAATCGGGAGCGCTGACTGTCACGTACTCGCGGCGGAGGGAGCCAAAGTGGTCGTCCTCGACGTCGACGGGGACGGCGCGCAGGACGTCGCCGACGAGATCGAGGCCGACGGCGGGGACGCCATGGCCGTCGCATGCGACCTGACCGATCGCGACGAGGTCGCCGCGGCCGTCGATCGCGTCCGCGAGGAGACCGGCGGGGTCGACGTCCTCGTCAACAACGCGGGGATGGTCGACGCCGTCGGCCGGACTGGCGACCTCGATACCGACCTCTGGGATCGCGACCTCGAGATCAACCTCACTGGAACGTACAACATCACCGAACGGGTCTTCCCGGCGATGTGCGATCGCGGCTGGGGGCGCGTGATCTCGATGTCCTCCGTCGCCGGGACCCACGGCGGCTTCGGCCAACTGTCCTATTCGACGACGAAGTCGGGACTCGTCGGCTTCGGCAAGACGCTCGCGCTCGAGGGAGCCCCCGAGGGCGTCACGTCGAACGTCATCGCGCCCTCGATCGTCGTCGGCCAGCTCGCCGATATGGACCCCGAGGAGATCGAGAACGTCAACCCACACTGGGCGGACATCGCCCGCGCGACGCCGGCGGGCCACCTCGGTCGGGAGGAGGACGTCGCGAACCTCGTCGCCTACCTCGCCAGCGAACAGGCGAGTTTCGTCACGGGCCAGGTCGTCGGCGTCACTGGCGGCGTCGATCTGTTCACATACTGA
- a CDS encoding NAD(P)H-hydrate dehydratase: MITGRRMAAVDENAAALGVPRKQLMESSGNAVARTVRDVTEPGSSVAIVAGRGNNGGDAFVAARFLDEYDVTILLLGHATNIGTEIARENWDALEQADYETREIKDSSQFDLPDADVVVDAMLGTGISGDLREPVATAAEAIDGADATVVAVDVPSGFDADGGDHAENRVEADRVVTFHDTKPGLEDLAAEVTVADIGIPAAAERFVGPGDISLARPDDREGRPYVIGGGPYTGAPALAAQAALRAGAELSFVAAPKTVAAEIQGYAEDLIVQPYEEEILTSDRAEDLLETAKQYDNPVVLGPGLGTADETLEAAREFLESYDGRVVVDADALAVVPEVETDATLVCTPNRAELARMGGPDASDLREVADEIESFASDLGHVVLAKGADDVITDGERTRISRSGTIGMKVGGTGDTLAGIVAALLEHADPMDAAAAAAHVNGLAGERLAERDGHGFLASDMLAEIPAVLWGEDDE, from the coding sequence ATGATCACAGGCAGGCGAATGGCCGCCGTCGACGAGAACGCCGCGGCGCTGGGCGTGCCGCGCAAGCAGCTTATGGAGTCGAGCGGGAACGCAGTCGCCCGCACGGTCCGGGACGTCACCGAGCCGGGATCGAGCGTGGCGATCGTTGCCGGGCGCGGGAACAACGGCGGGGACGCGTTCGTCGCCGCTCGCTTTCTGGACGAATACGACGTCACCATCCTCCTGCTCGGTCACGCCACGAACATCGGCACCGAGATCGCCCGGGAGAACTGGGACGCCCTCGAGCAGGCAGACTATGAGACGCGAGAGATCAAAGACTCGAGCCAGTTCGACCTCCCCGACGCGGACGTGGTCGTCGACGCGATGCTCGGGACGGGAATCAGCGGCGATCTCCGGGAACCCGTCGCGACCGCGGCCGAGGCGATCGACGGTGCCGACGCGACGGTCGTCGCCGTCGACGTTCCCTCCGGATTCGACGCCGACGGTGGCGACCACGCCGAGAATCGGGTCGAGGCCGACCGCGTGGTCACCTTCCACGACACGAAGCCCGGACTCGAGGACCTCGCGGCCGAGGTGACCGTCGCGGACATCGGCATCCCCGCCGCGGCCGAACGGTTCGTCGGCCCCGGGGATATCTCGCTCGCGCGGCCGGACGACCGCGAAGGACGACCGTACGTCATCGGCGGCGGTCCCTACACGGGTGCACCAGCACTCGCCGCCCAGGCCGCGCTTCGTGCCGGTGCGGAACTGTCCTTCGTCGCGGCACCCAAGACGGTCGCCGCCGAGATCCAGGGCTACGCCGAGGACCTCATCGTTCAGCCCTACGAGGAGGAGATCCTCACTTCCGATCGGGCCGAGGACCTCCTCGAAACGGCAAAGCAGTACGACAACCCCGTCGTGCTGGGGCCGGGACTGGGGACCGCCGACGAGACCCTCGAGGCCGCGCGGGAGTTCCTCGAGTCGTACGACGGCCGGGTGGTCGTCGACGCCGACGCACTCGCGGTCGTCCCCGAGGTCGAGACCGACGCGACGCTGGTCTGTACGCCCAACCGGGCCGAACTCGCGCGGATGGGCGGGCCGGACGCGTCCGACCTCCGCGAGGTCGCCGACGAGATCGAATCCTTCGCGTCCGACCTCGGCCACGTCGTCCTCGCGAAGGGGGCCGACGACGTGATCACGGACGGCGAGCGAACGCGGATCAGCCGCTCCGGAACGATCGGGATGAAAGTCGGCGGCACCGGCGACACGCTGGCGGGAATCGTGGCGGCGCTCCTCGAACACGCCGATCCGATGGACGCCGCCGCCGCGGCCGCCCACGTCAACGGACTCGCCGGCGAACGCCTCGCCGAGCGCGACGGACACGGCTTTCTCGCGTCGGACATGCTCGCGGAGATCCCCGCGGTCCTGTGGGGTGAGGACGATGAGTGA